The Polaribacter sp. MED152 region TTTACTGATTTTAATTTTGAAGTAGCCTCGTTAAAATCTAAATACGCATTATATTCCAAGTCATTTACATTAAAATTAACGGTTAATTTTGATGCTATTGATTGCGTTTTTTCAGCCGGAATTTTAAAATGTATATTATAAACAATATCAGAAATTTGTTTTTTTCTATATACTGCTAAATCGTAAGAAATACCTTTTTCTAGCTTTAATTTTTTAGAGGGTGATGTACATGAAGTTATTATGGTAAAAGCCAAAAATAATGTAAGGAATTTCATAAGATTCGTTTAGTTTCTAAAAATAAAAAAAGGTTTGACGTTAGCCAAACCTTTATAAGTTTATAAAATTAAGTGACAACTATAGAGCTGCATCAATTTTATCTGTATATGTTTTTTTAGGTGCTACACCTACTTGCTTATCTACAACTTCACCATTTTTAAATACTAAAACTGTTGGTATATTTCTAACTCCATATTTAGCTGCAAATTCTTGGTTTGCATCTACATCTACTTTACCAACTACTGCTTTACCATCATATTCTGCATGAATTTCATCTACAATTGGCCCTACCATTCTACATGGTCCACACCAAGCTGCCCAAAAATCTACTAATACTGGTTTATCTGATTGTAAAACTACTTCATCAAAAGTAGCGTCTGTTATTTCTAATGCCATTTTATATGTTTTTTGATTGTAATATCATTAATAATGCACAAAAGTAAACATTTATTTTAGGTTGGTTAACTCAAAAAAATTACTTTTTACTATTAATCTATCAATTGAAACTATACAGCAAGTTAAAATAATTCTTTTGCAATAGCCTGAATATTATCACTTTTACCCATAGAGTAATAGTGTAAAACAGGTACACCTGCCTCTAATAATTCTTTAGATTGTTGAATAGCAAACTCAATACCAACTTGCCTAACCTCTTTATTAGACTTGCAAGAATCTACCTCTTTAATTAGTTCTTCTGGAATATCTATTCGAAAGACTTGAGGCAGTAATTGTAAGTGTTTTTTTACTGCAATTGGTTTAATTCCTGGAATAATGGGTATGTTAATTCTCATAGATTTTGCAGCATCTACAAACTCAAAATACTTTTTATTATCAAAAAACATTTGAGTTACAACATAATCTGCACCTGCATCTACTTTTTCTTTTAACCTTTTTAAATCGGTTTGTAAAGAAGGTGCTTCTAAATGTTTTTCAGGATAACCAGCTACTCCAATACAAAAATCAGCACAATTATCAGATTCTATTACATCATGCAAATATTTACCTCTATTTAAATTTTGAATCTGTTCTACTAAATTGATAGCATATTGATGCCCACCTTTTGAGGCTTCAAAATATTTTTGATGACTCATAGCATCACCTCTCAAAGCCATAACATTATCAATCCCTAAATAATGACAATCTACCAACAAATACTCTGTTTCTTCTTTTGTAAAACCACCACACAAAACATGAGGAACAGTATCCACATCATATTTGTGTTTAATAGCTGCACAAATACCTACAGTTCCAGGTCTCATTCTTGTTACTTTTCTATCTAATAAACCGTCTTTTTCTACATAAACATATTCTTCTCTAGATGTAGTTACGTCTATAAATGGTGGTTTAAACTCCATTAGCGGATCTATATTTGCATATAAATCTTCAATGCTTTTTCCTTTTTTTGGTGGAATAATTTCAAATGAGAATAAAGTTTTCTCATTTGCTTTCTTGATGTGTTCTGTTATCTTCATTTCCTGAATTAATTCAGTAATCTAGAAGAAATAAGCAATAAATAATGCAGTTACAGTTAACATTAAAAGTTGTAGAATAAATTTTAATTCTACATTGTATTTTTTCATTTTAATAATTTTCTGCAAAAATCTTACTTCTTCTATTTATGTTTGTTAGTATTAAAAAAAATAATTGTTAAATAATTGTTTTGTTTACTCTGCTAAATTAGGATGCAACCATTTTCTTGCTTTTGTTTTGCTTATGCCCTTTCGATTTGCATAATCTACAAGTTGATCTTCTGTGATTTTACCCAAACCAAAATACTTGGCTTCTTTATTTGCAAAATAGTAACCTGAAACTGCAGCTGCAGGCCACATTGCTTTGCTTTCTGTTAATTTTACATCGATTTTATTTTCTACGTCTAATAAACTCCAAATGGTATCTTTTTCTAAGTGATCTGGACATGCAGGATAACCTGGTGCAGGGCGAATTCCTTTATAACTTTCTTTAATTAAATCATCATTAGATAAGGCTTCATTTGATGCATAACCCCAATGTTTGGTTCTAATTTGTTTGTGTAAATATTCTGCAAATGCTTCTGCAAAACGATCTGCAATGGCCTGAGCCATGATAGCATTATAATCATCATCTTGAGCCTTGTAACTTTCTGCCAATTCTTGTGCTCCAAAAATACCTACACAAAATGCACCTATGTAATCTTGTTTATTGGTTTCAACTGGCGCAATAAAATCGGCCAATGCTAAATTTGGTATACCTTCTCTTTTCTTTAATTGCTGACGTAAAGTTCTAAAAACTGCAATTTCTTTGCCTTTTTTCTGAACTGAAATATCGTCTTCATTTATTGCATTAGCTTCGAACAAACCAAATACAGCTTTAGGTTTTAACAGCTGTTTTGCAATGATTTCTTCAATCATTACTTGTGCTTCTTGAAACAAAACAGTTGCTTGTTCGCCTACTATTTTATCTGATAAAATAGCTGGAAACTTTCCATGTAAATCCCAACTTCTAAAAAACGGACTCCAATCTATAAATGGAACCAAATCTTTTAAACTTAACTGCTCTAGAGTTTGTATCCCTAACTCTTTAGGTTTACTAATTTCAGATGTATTCCAATCAATTTTATATTTGCGTTTACGAGCTTCATTAATAGAGATGTAGGCTTTTTCTTTACCTCGTTTTAGAAACTTGGTTCTAAACTCATCGTAATCCTTTTTTAATTTCGCAACATATGCATTTGCACTATTTTTATTGAGTAAATCACCAACAACAGTAACTGCTCTAGATGCATCGTTTACATGAACCACTGCATTTTTATATTGTGTATCTATTTTAACAGCAGTATGCGCCTTTGATGTTGTTGCACCACCTATTAGTAGAGGCAAATCTAAATTTTGACGCTCCATTTCTTTGGCCAAATAAACCATTTCGTCTAATGAAGGTGTGATTAATCCACTTAAACCAATTGCATCAACTTTTTCGTCAATTGCAGTTTGTATGATTTTTTCAGGAGGAACCATAACTCCTAAATCTACAATTTCATAGTTATTACAACCAAGAACAACACTCACAATATTTTTACCAATATCATGTACATCACCTTTCACTGTTGCCATTAAAATTTTACCTAAAGCTTGTTGTTCTTCTCCTTTTTCTGCTTCAATAAACGGATTTAAATAGGCTACTGCTTTTTTCATTACTCTTGCAGATTTAACTACCTGGGGTAAAAACATTTTTCCAGCACCAAACAAATCGCCTACTACATTCATACCAATCATTAAGTGGCCTTCTATAACTTCTATAGGTGCATTTGCTTCTTGCCTTGCTTGTTCTACATCTTCAATAATAAAAGCATCAATCCCTTTTACTAAAGCATGTGTAATTCTTTCTTGTAGCGGTTTTTCTCTCCAAGATAAATCGACTGTTTTATTTTTGGTGGTTCCTTTTACAGTCTCTGCAAAATCTAATAAGCGCTCTGTAGCATCATCTCTTCTATCTAAAATTACATCTTCTATATGCTCTAATAAATCTTTGGGAATATCATCATAGACTTCTAACATTGCAGGATTTACAATACCCATATTCATACCATTTTGAATGGCATAATACAAGAAAACCGAGTGCATTGCTTCACGAACTGTGTTGTTACCTCTAAATGAAAAAGACACATTTGAAACTCCACCACTTACAGATACATTTTCTAAATTTTCACGCACCCATTTTGTAGCTTCTATAAAATCGATAGCATTTCTTCGATGTTCATCCATACCTGTTGCTACAGGAAAAATATTTAAATCAAAAATGATATCTTCTGATGCAAAACCAACTTTGTTTACTAAAATATGATAAGATCTTTTGGCTATTTCTATGCGTCTATCATAATTATCTGCTTGCCCAACTTCATCAAAAGCCATTACAATTACAGCTGCTCCATAACGTTTAATTTGAGTGGCTTCCCAAATAAATTTTTCTTCACCTTCTTTTAAAGAAATTGAGTTTACGACACATTTACCTTGAACTACCTGTAAACCAGCTTCTATGATTTCCCATTTAGAGCTATCAATCATCATTGGAACTCTACAAATATCTGGTTCTGCAGCAATTAAATTTAGAAAACGAACCATAGCTTCTTTTCCGTCAATCAAACCATCGTCCATATTAATGTCAACAATTTGCGCTCCACCATCTACTTGATGACGTGCAACATCTAAAGCTTCGTCAAATTTTTCTTCTTTAATTAAACGTAAAAATTTACGAGAACCAGCTACATTTGTGCGTTCACCAACATTGATAAAGTTGCTATTCTCATTTAAAATCAGAGGTTCTAAACCCGATAATCGCATGTATTTAGTTTGTTTCACTTTCATTAGTGTACTTTTTCTAAAATTTTACGAGGTTTATATTTGGCAGCAATATTTGCGATAACTCTAATATGTTCTGGTGATGTTCCACAACAGCCACCAATAATATTAATTAAATTTTTCTTTAAATATTCTTCTATTTGTTCTCCCATTTCTTCTGGAGTTTCATCATACTCTCCAAAAGCATTTGGTAAACCTGCATTTGGGTGAGCTGAAATGGCAAATTCTGTTTTGTTGGCAATTGCCTCTAAATGAGGTTGCAACAAATTAGCACCTAGAGCACAATTAAAACCTACTGATAATAATGGAATATGAGAAACAGAAATTAAAAAAGCTTCTGCTGTTTGGCCTGATAAAGTTCTACCTGATGCATCTGTAATTGTACCACTTAGCATTACAGGAATATCCATTTTTCTTTCTTCTTTAACCTGCTCTATTGCAAACAATGCTGCTTTTGCATTTAATGTATCAAAAACAGTTTCTACCAATAAAATGTCTGCACCACCATCTAATAATGCTTCTACTTGTTGTTTATAAGCAACTCTTAATTCATCAAAAGTTACAGCTCTGTAACCAGGATCGTTTACATCTGGAGACATGCTTGCAGTTCTATTTGTTGGCCCAATTGAACCTGCAACAAAACGTGGTTTATTCGGTTCTTTAGCTGTAAATTCTAAAGCAACTTCTTTCGCAATTTTCGCAGATTGATAATTCAATTCGTATACCAAATCTTCCATTTGATAATCAGCCATTGCAATTGTAGTTCCAGAAAAAGTATTGGTTTCTATGATATCTGCACCAGCTTCAAAATACTTGGCATGAATTGTTTTTATTGCTTCTGGTTGGGTTAATGATAACAAATCATTATTTCCTTGCAAAGGTGTTGGGTACTCTTTAAAGCGCTCTCCTCTAAAATCTTCTTCAGTAAATTTATAGGCTTGTAGCATGGTACCCATAGCACCATCTAAAACCAAAATTCTTTCTTGTAAAGCTTTGTAAATATTTGACATATCTAATTATTATATAATATGTCATCAGGAAAAGTGTAATTTCTCTGTTATCTGTCAATAGCTATTTGATAAAATATCGAAATAGATTGTAGAATGTAGCACCTTTCTCATTTCTGAGAGGTTGCCAAAGCTTCACTGGGTCTAATCCCTCTGCCTTTCGTGATAACGTATTAATAAGTTTATGAACTAAATTCGAAACAAAGTAACGAACTTTTTTTCTATTTTTTATGGTTTATTCGTAAATATCTGAAGATAAATATCTATCTCCCCTATCACAAATAATGGCAACCACAACACCTTTGTCTATTGAATTGGCAATTTTAATAGCAGTAGAGACAGAACCTCCACTACTCATTCCAGAAAAAATACCTTCTTCTCTTGCCAAACGAATGGTCATTGCTTTGGCTTCTTCTTCACTTACTTCTAAAACCTGATCTATTTTTTTTGGATTAAAAATAGCTGGTAAATATTCTTTTTTCCATTTTCTAATACCTGGAATTCTTGCTCCATCTTTTGGTTGCGCCCCAATTATAGTAATATCTTCATTTTTTTCTTTAAGAAAATCAGAAACTCCAGTTATGGTACCAGTTGTGCCCATTGCAGAAACAAAATGTGTTACTTTACCTTGAGTATCTCTCCAAATTTCTGGGCCAGTTGTTTTGTAATGTGCCTTTGGATTATCGAAATTATCAAACTGATTTAATCGAAAATAACCCTTTTTATATTTTAAACTTAGTGCATGATCTATTGCACCTTCCATACCTTTATCTGCAGGAGTAAGTATAACTTCTGCACCATAAGCACGCATCGTTTTTACTCTTTCTATCGTTGAGTTTTCTGGCATAGTTATTACCATATTTACCCCTAAAACTTTAGCCATTAAAGCCAATGCAATGCCTGTATTACCACTTGTAGCCTCTACTAAAGTATCTCCTTTTTTAATATTTTTTCTTTTAATAGCCTCAGAAATCATATAATAGGCAGCTCTGTCTTTTACACTACCTCCAGGATTATTACCTTCTAGTTTTAATAAAAGTGTAACACCCTCTTTTTTAAAGATTCTTTGCGCTTCTACTAATGGCGTATTTCCTACAAAATCTATGATACTTTTTGTTTGCATTTTAAATTCTTTTTTGAAAAATATTATTTTCTTTTTGCACTGTAACTACTGAGTTAATAGGTATAGATTCTGTTACACAAACATTTGCCCCAATTACAGAGTTTGCACCTATAATTACATCTCCTCCTAAAATAGTTGCGTTTGCATAAATAATAACATTGTCTTCTATTGTTGGGTGTCTTTTTGTGAATGCCAAGCTCTTTTTTACTTGAATTCCACCTAAGGTAACTCCCTGAAAAATTTGAACATTATTTTTAATGATGGTAGTTTCACCTATTACAATACCTGTTGCATGATCTATAAAGAACGATTCTCCAATTTCTGCTCCTGGATGTATATCTGTACCTGTTGTACTATGAGCAAATTCACTCATCATTCTAGGTAAAATAGGAATATCTAATTTTAGTAATTGATGACTTAGTCTGTACACAGCTATTGCATAAAAACCAGGATATGCCAAGTATATTTCTTCTAAACTTTTAGCAGCTGGATCATTTCTATTTGCAGCCTCTGCATCTAGATCTAACTTTTTACGAATGGCGTTAAATGATTCTTGAAAATCGCTCCAAAGTTTTTCACCATTTTCTACAGCTAGTCTTTCTAAGATCAATAAAAATTTTCTTCGAGTATCTGAACCATTTTCCGAAAGATGATTTTGGTCAAATAAATTGTTTATCAACTGTTTTGTAAAAACTTCAACAGCGTCTCTTAAACACATATTGTAATTCTTAAATTCAACCGATTTTTTATTTTCTATGATTTGTTCTGTCTGCTTCATAAAGGTTTAACTTTCAGGTGCTAATTCTACCTCTAAACCATTTAATTCTGGTGTAATTTGTATTTGACAACCTAATCTGCTGTTATCTTCTACATAAAATGCTTCTGCTAACATTGCATCTTCATCATCTGTCATTTCTGGAAGTTCATGGTCTGACTTCACATAACATTGGCATGAAGCACACATAGCCATTCCACCACAAATACCAATAGTACCTTCTTCTGCTAACTCATAAGAACGAACTACTTCCATTAAATTCATAGACATGTCTGTAGGCGCTACAATATCATGCGTTTTACCTTCTCTGTCTGTAATTTTTATATTGATGTCTTGCATCTCTTTGTCTATTATTGATCTAGTCTACAAATTTACGCAAACCTAACAATATACCCTTATTGAATTGCTTTAATTACTGCTTTTGGTGCTTCTTTCTTAGTACCATCAAAACCTTGTACACCGCCAACTGTAGTATATTTCATTACGTATTTTTTATCAGGAAAGATTCTTTTATAAGCACTTTGACACATCAATGTAGCCTCATGGAAACCACATAAAATTAGTTTTAATTTACCTGGATATGTATTTACATCTCCAATTGCATAAATACCAGGAACATTTGTTTGATAGTCTAAAGCATTATTTACTTTAATAGCATTTTTCTCTATTTCTAAACCCCAATTTGCAATTGATCCTAATTTTGGTGACAAACCAAATAGTGGAATAAAATGGTCTGTATCTATGATAAAGCCATCTTCGCCTTTTTTCTCTACTACAACTCCTGTTACTTTTTCATCACCCAAAATACCTTTAACTTCTGCTGGAGTTATGATATTGATTTTGCCTAAATTCTTTAATTCTTGTGCTTTTTCTACAGAATCTAAAGCACCTCTAAATTCATTTCTTCTATGAATTAAAGTAACTTCTGATGCAACATCAGCTAAGAAAATAGCCCAATCTAAAGCAGAATCTCCACCACCAGAAATGACTACTTTTTTATCACGATATAATTCTGGCTCTTTAATAATATATTCCACACCTTTATCTTCAAACTTAGCTAAATTTTCTATTTGTGGTTTTCTAGGTTCAAAAGACCCTAAACCACCTGCAATTGCAACAACTTTTGCATGATGCTTTGTACCTTTATTAGTGGTAACAATAAAAGAACCATCTTCTTGTTTGTCTATGGTTTCTGCCCTTTCTCCTAATGTAAAACCAGGCTCAAACTGCTTGGTTTGTTCTAAAAGTTTTGCAGTTAAATCTCCTGCTAAAATTTCTGGATAAGCAGGAATATCATAAATGGGTTTCTTAGGATAAATTTCTGAACACTGACCTCCAGGTTGTGGCAAGGCATCAATTAAATGACATTTTAACTTTAATAAACCCGCTTCAAAAATGGTAAACAATCCTGTTGGTCCTGCACCAATTATCAATATATCTGTAGTAATCATTTTTCTTAATTTACTTTTCGCTATTTTAATTTTCAACTAAACTTTTTGTGAATTCGTTTAGCTTTTCAACTTTTTCTTCGAAACCTCCTTTAATGGTTTTTCGATATTTATTTAAATTTTTTACTAAATCGTCTATATTTTCTGGAATTATTTCCTCAAAAAACTGACGCAATCTTTTGGCTGTGGTTGGCGATTTTCCATTGGTAGAAATTGCCACTTTAACATTGCCTTTAGTAACAATTCCACCCATATAAAAATCGCAATAGGGAGGATTATCAGCAACATTTACCAATTTTGATAAGGCTCTACAATCTTTCCAAACTTGTACATTTATTTCTGGAATATCTGTTGTAGCCACAACAATATGTCGTCCTTCTAAATATTTTTTATTGTAGACATCTTCTATTAAAGTTACACATCCTTTCTTTGCTAGCTCTATGGTTCCTTTTCTAAACATAGGAGAAACCATAACAACCTTTGCATCAGGACTAGACTTTAACAAAAATGTCAACTTTTCTTCTGCAACAAAACCACCACCCACAATTAGGAAGTTTAAATTTCTCGCCTTTAAAAAAATTGGGTACAAATTATTTCTTTCCATACCAAGTTTTTAAACAGCTATAGGACTTAGTTGAGCTTGACTTACGCTTTGTAAAATAGCCCTATGATTGACCACTTCACCCAAAACAATAATTGCAGGATTGCTTAGCTTTTTCTCTTGAACAACCTCTAAAATAGTGTCTACTGTACCTATCCCAACTTTTTCTCTAGAAGTTGTACCATCTTGAATTATGGCTACAGGTAAATTATGTTTCCCTTCATTTTTAAACAATTTTACAATTTGAGGCAACTTGCTCATACCCATTAAAACCACCACTGTTGCATTAGATTTTGCTGCTAACTTTACATCGCCTGAAATTTGATGCTCTTTTGTAGTACCAGTAATTACCCAAAAACTTTCTGAACTACCTCTTTTTGTTAAGGGTATATTTTGATAAGCTGGTACTGCTAAAGAAGAAGATATACCAGGCACAACTGCTACTTTAATATTTTCATTTGCAGCAAATTCCATTTCCTCTGCACCTCTGCCAAAAATGAAAGGATCTCCGCCTTTTAAACGTACTACATGACCATGAGATTTTGCTCTAGCTACAATTAAATCATTAATTTGTTCTTGTTGATATTTATAACAACCTAATCTTTTACCTACAAAAATAAGTTCTGCATTCGGATTTACATATGCTAACAAATCAGCATTAACAAGAGCATCATACAAAACAACATCAGCAGATTTTAAAACTTTTATTGCCTTGATTGTTATTAAATCTACATCTCCAGGACCTGCTCCAACCACTGTTAATTTTGGTGTTTTTACCTTCATAATTTTTAATTATTAACCACGGTTTTTGCTACTGATTCTTCTCTAAATAATCTTACTTTTTCTAAAAAAGCTTCAGCATCTTTAATATACTTTTTAGCAAATTCTTCTTTAGGTGCATATTTATTTATTTGATAAATTAAATCAGCAAAAGAACCTTCTAAACTGATTTTGTTTGATGTGATATAATATTCATCAAACTGTTTTATGATATTTGCTTGTGAGTTCGTTTTAATATTTTCTGCCAACAACATTGCTTTTGCTGAATTCACTAAAGAGCTGTAAGCATGATAAATAGAACTAGAATACACAGAGTTTACAAACGACTCTTTTGCTTTGTCTATTTTTTCTTCGCTTTCTAAAAATAGAGTTGCAATTAAATCAATAACAACGCCTGCACATTCTCCAATTCCGATTTCTTTTTTATAAACCTCGTTATTACCCCAATCAATAAAATCTTCTTGAGTTAAATTGCTTGTATCTTGCAGATCATTTAGAAAATTGTAGAAATACTTTTCTCCTTTTTCTTTATAATACTCCACAAATTGTAAACCGTTTGCATTTTTTTCGAAATCGTTAAGAATTCTACGCATTGCTTCTGGGCCTCTTCTACTTGGTACCTTTACTACTTTATCTGCGAAAATTCCTTTCCCATTTCCTAAATTTCCACCTCCTAAAAGCACTTGTAAAGCAGGTGCAACAAGTTTTTCTGGAGTT contains the following coding sequences:
- a CDS encoding bifunctional precorrin-2 dehydrogenase/sirohydrochlorin ferrochelatase, with the protein product MERNNLYPIFLKARNLNFLIVGGGFVAEEKLTFLLKSSPDAKVVMVSPMFRKGTIELAKKGCVTLIEDVYNKKYLEGRHIVVATTDIPEINVQVWKDCRALSKLVNVADNPPYCDFYMGGIVTKGNVKVAISTNGKSPTTAKRLRQFFEEIIPENIDDLVKNLNKYRKTIKGGFEEKVEKLNEFTKSLVEN
- the cysM gene encoding cysteine synthase CysM; the encoded protein is MQTKSIIDFVGNTPLVEAQRIFKKEGVTLLLKLEGNNPGGSVKDRAAYYMISEAIKRKNIKKGDTLVEATSGNTGIALALMAKVLGVNMVITMPENSTIERVKTMRAYGAEVILTPADKGMEGAIDHALSLKYKKGYFRLNQFDNFDNPKAHYKTTGPEIWRDTQGKVTHFVSAMGTTGTITGVSDFLKEKNEDITIIGAQPKDGARIPGIRKWKKEYLPAIFNPKKIDQVLEVSEEEAKAMTIRLAREEGIFSGMSSGGSVSTAIKIANSIDKGVVVAIICDRGDRYLSSDIYE
- a CDS encoding NAD(P)/FAD-dependent oxidoreductase, which encodes MITTDILIIGAGPTGLFTIFEAGLLKLKCHLIDALPQPGGQCSEIYPKKPIYDIPAYPEILAGDLTAKLLEQTKQFEPGFTLGERAETIDKQEDGSFIVTTNKGTKHHAKVVAIAGGLGSFEPRKPQIENLAKFEDKGVEYIIKEPELYRDKKVVISGGGDSALDWAIFLADVASEVTLIHRRNEFRGALDSVEKAQELKNLGKINIITPAEVKGILGDEKVTGVVVEKKGEDGFIIDTDHFIPLFGLSPKLGSIANWGLEIEKNAIKVNNALDYQTNVPGIYAIGDVNTYPGKLKLILCGFHEATLMCQSAYKRIFPDKKYVMKYTTVGGVQGFDGTKKEAPKAVIKAIQ
- a CDS encoding 2Fe-2S iron-sulfur cluster-binding protein — encoded protein: MQDINIKITDREGKTHDIVAPTDMSMNLMEVVRSYELAEEGTIGICGGMAMCASCQCYVKSDHELPEMTDDEDAMLAEAFYVEDNSRLGCQIQITPELNGLEVELAPES
- the epsC gene encoding serine O-acetyltransferase EpsC, producing the protein MKQTEQIIENKKSVEFKNYNMCLRDAVEVFTKQLINNLFDQNHLSENGSDTRRKFLLILERLAVENGEKLWSDFQESFNAIRKKLDLDAEAANRNDPAAKSLEEIYLAYPGFYAIAVYRLSHQLLKLDIPILPRMMSEFAHSTTGTDIHPGAEIGESFFIDHATGIVIGETTIIKNNVQIFQGVTLGGIQVKKSLAFTKRHPTIEDNVIIYANATILGGDVIIGANSVIGANVCVTESIPINSVVTVQKENNIFQKRI
- a CDS encoding homocysteine S-methyltransferase family protein, which codes for MSNIYKALQERILVLDGAMGTMLQAYKFTEEDFRGERFKEYPTPLQGNNDLLSLTQPEAIKTIHAKYFEAGADIIETNTFSGTTIAMADYQMEDLVYELNYQSAKIAKEVALEFTAKEPNKPRFVAGSIGPTNRTASMSPDVNDPGYRAVTFDELRVAYKQQVEALLDGGADILLVETVFDTLNAKAALFAIEQVKEERKMDIPVMLSGTITDASGRTLSGQTAEAFLISVSHIPLLSVGFNCALGANLLQPHLEAIANKTEFAISAHPNAGLPNAFGEYDETPEEMGEQIEEYLKKNLINIIGGCCGTSPEHIRVIANIAAKYKPRKILEKVH
- the cobA gene encoding uroporphyrinogen-III C-methyltransferase; protein product: MKVKTPKLTVVGAGPGDVDLITIKAIKVLKSADVVLYDALVNADLLAYVNPNAELIFVGKRLGCYKYQQEQINDLIVARAKSHGHVVRLKGGDPFIFGRGAEEMEFAANENIKVAVVPGISSSLAVPAYQNIPLTKRGSSESFWVITGTTKEHQISGDVKLAAKSNATVVVLMGMSKLPQIVKLFKNEGKHNLPVAIIQDGTTSREKVGIGTVDTILEVVQEKKLSNPAIIVLGEVVNHRAILQSVSQAQLSPIAV
- the trxA gene encoding thioredoxin, coding for MALEITDATFDEVVLQSDKPVLVDFWAAWCGPCRMVGPIVDEIHAEYDGKAVVGKVDVDANQEFAAKYGVRNIPTVLVFKNGEVVDKQVGVAPKKTYTDKIDAAL
- the metH gene encoding methionine synthase, with amino-acid sequence MKVKQTKYMRLSGLEPLILNENSNFINVGERTNVAGSRKFLRLIKEEKFDEALDVARHQVDGGAQIVDINMDDGLIDGKEAMVRFLNLIAAEPDICRVPMMIDSSKWEIIEAGLQVVQGKCVVNSISLKEGEEKFIWEATQIKRYGAAVIVMAFDEVGQADNYDRRIEIAKRSYHILVNKVGFASEDIIFDLNIFPVATGMDEHRRNAIDFIEATKWVRENLENVSVSGGVSNVSFSFRGNNTVREAMHSVFLYYAIQNGMNMGIVNPAMLEVYDDIPKDLLEHIEDVILDRRDDATERLLDFAETVKGTTKNKTVDLSWREKPLQERITHALVKGIDAFIIEDVEQARQEANAPIEVIEGHLMIGMNVVGDLFGAGKMFLPQVVKSARVMKKAVAYLNPFIEAEKGEEQQALGKILMATVKGDVHDIGKNIVSVVLGCNNYEIVDLGVMVPPEKIIQTAIDEKVDAIGLSGLITPSLDEMVYLAKEMERQNLDLPLLIGGATTSKAHTAVKIDTQYKNAVVHVNDASRAVTVVGDLLNKNSANAYVAKLKKDYDEFRTKFLKRGKEKAYISINEARKRKYKIDWNTSEISKPKELGIQTLEQLSLKDLVPFIDWSPFFRSWDLHGKFPAILSDKIVGEQATVLFQEAQVMIEEIIAKQLLKPKAVFGLFEANAINEDDISVQKKGKEIAVFRTLRQQLKKREGIPNLALADFIAPVETNKQDYIGAFCVGIFGAQELAESYKAQDDDYNAIMAQAIADRFAEAFAEYLHKQIRTKHWGYASNEALSNDDLIKESYKGIRPAPGYPACPDHLEKDTIWSLLDVENKIDVKLTESKAMWPAAAVSGYYFANKEAKYFGLGKITEDQLVDYANRKGISKTKARKWLHPNLAE
- the metF gene encoding methylenetetrahydrofolate reductase [NAD(P)H]; its protein translation is MKITEHIKKANEKTLFSFEIIPPKKGKSIEDLYANIDPLMEFKPPFIDVTTSREEYVYVEKDGLLDRKVTRMRPGTVGICAAIKHKYDVDTVPHVLCGGFTKEETEYLLVDCHYLGIDNVMALRGDAMSHQKYFEASKGGHQYAINLVEQIQNLNRGKYLHDVIESDNCADFCIGVAGYPEKHLEAPSLQTDLKRLKEKVDAGADYVVTQMFFDNKKYFEFVDAAKSMRINIPIIPGIKPIAVKKHLQLLPQVFRIDIPEELIKEVDSCKSNKEVRQVGIEFAIQQSKELLEAGVPVLHYYSMGKSDNIQAIAKELF